The Cyprinus carpio isolate SPL01 chromosome A3, ASM1834038v1, whole genome shotgun sequence genomic interval CCTCATGCAATGTGGCTTCAGAAGTAGGTTCATCTGATCTGATGTTACCTCTCCTCGCGTCCGCGTCCATCTGGAAGCCCTCGTTGTCGGTGCCGGTCTTCAGGTCCAGTGGAGCCGCTGGCTGTGCTCTGGGGCTCGTCCAGCCCGTGAAGTCCAGTGGCGGGTCTTTGGTACGAGCATTGCGCTTGCACATGAAGTGGACCTGAGTGAAACCATGTCCCAGCAGCAGCACCCAGCCGTTAGCGGTCAGAGCCACGCTGATCACGGGGTCGTCCCAGAGCGGGCTGTGGCCCATGGCGTGGTTCCCGTATGTGAGGAGCGTGATCCAGACGAGCCACATGCAGACACTCAGCAGCAGCGTCAGGACCAGCAGTGCCGCCTGCACTTTGTTTTGCCGATGCATCTGTCCGCTGTCACTGTAGGTGTAGGTGACCCAGGTGTACCGGAGGAAACACAGCGCCGTCACCAGCGCCGCGGCTAACAGGACCATCACGTAAATCTGCAGCATGGCAAACTCTGGCTGTGAAAACTGGCACGTCCTCTTATCCTGCACCAGCACCACCAGTAGCCACTCCGTGGCTACGATCACCTGTACCAGTGCGAGCGCCACGGCCACACCCACCTCTCTCCAGCCGCGTGCCAGCGCCACCCCCAGCAGAGCCAGACCACGCGCCAGCAGAGCACCGAATGCCATGCTGAACAACACGCCGAACACAAACACCCGCACCGGACACGTCTGTGCTGACAGAGCGATGAGGAAGGAGTAGGGAAGGGCAAATATGCCCGCTGTGGCCAACAGGAAGAGCAGCAGCGCCGCCAGTGCACTGGACCGACGGCGGGACACACACGCTGACCATAGCAGCAGAACCAGCATCAGCACCGCGCAGCTGACCAAACCCAGTCCGGCCGCGGCCTGGACCACGATCCCCCACGTGTCACACAGCGGCCAGTACTCTTGAGCCAGAGCAGAGCCGCAGCCTGCAGGCCGGGAGCCGTTCGACCTCTGAACCCGGACCAGAAGCTCCATGATGATGGATCTAATCAAGGACCACAGGTGGGATGGTGGAGGATGAGGATGTTGAAGtgatttttctcttctttctctaATGCTCAGAGTGATCTATAGGAAAGACAGACAactttcagttatttttgttcaAACCAATTTGATTCAAATTTCTGTTTTCACCACCGAACCAGAGAAAGTCACCAGAATGATTTTGCGATAcaaattctgttttgtttctatagctgttttgacacaatcagtattgtataaagcgctaagcaaataaaagtgacttgacttgactatagcgctttatacaataaagattgtgtcaaagcagcttcacagtgataaaaattaaaataacagaaacagctgaaaaaacctagcctgaaagtttgaatTAGTTGTAAAAGCATGAAGTTTGaaacagttttatttactttttggtttgtttgtgttgttgttggttttttatacagtttttatggtgttttttgtgttttttttttgttttttatggtgtttttgttttgggtgtgGGAATATATATATGCATCGCGATTCGTGGATCGATTCTGAGATCTTTCATCATGATTCTCTCTGGAATCAATTCttagcttagtttttaacagcagatgtcACTCTAGGCTAGTTTTTTAACCGCACACTCAgatgctcatgaagaagagcaCTTGTGCGTTTGGCTGAGTAatgtaagtgtttaaatgtaCTTGCACATCTAGTGTTCGTTTCGTTTAACCGGCCCTGGCCTGGTTGGAAGAGGTGGACCAAGGCACGGTTCGGTTGGGCTCAGGTGCGGTACGCATGCAGTGTGACCTCGCAATCTTACCTTGATAAACAGGAAATGTAGTTTGCGAGTAAAGCTGcaaatgatttaattaaactCCGCTGTCTCCATAATAATTCTCTGATACATACAAGTGAAAATCAATGCATGGagtgaattataaaataattattaattaattggcAGAATATCAGTGAAAGTGGTATTCTCTGTTATCTCATACATGACGTAAGCGTGCTCCGTTCCGGAAGGTTTGGTGCAAGTGTGAGTGCAGGCCAGCAGTGGAGTGGGGGGGGGATAATCTTGCTCGGACTCGGTTCATGGCTACCCTGCCTAGTATGAGTACACCCTAAATGTACTATGCTTTTATGAtgcaagattaatgtaaacacagcccattATGAACATCCTTGTAATTtgctttatgaatgattattttagtttcaaGAGGTGCGTGTGTAAGGAACTGGAAGCAAGCAGAATACGGCTGTTTCAGCATTCGGAATCGATTCAagaaagaatcgcgatgcattccaAAAATTGCTAAGGCATTTCTATGTGGGTGCTAGGGTGTTTCAGGTGGTTgataggtggtttctagggtgtctCTAGGCGGTTGCcagggttttctgggtggttactagtccgttgctatgtggtttctaggatACTCTTGGTGGCTGCTAGGCAGCTtctagggtgttatgggtggttgctagcgTGTTGCTATGTAATCAATAAGTCTAAGCTTGTTGGGTAGcttgtttctagcatgtttagcacttTGTTAGCATCTTTTAGCATTATTCTGCACATTgctaaaaaaatagcattttgttaTCATGTCCTaggcattataaatgtcttttgatcAATAATCTtgtaatcaatttaatgctttttgGGTTAATAAGAGTATTAATGTCTTAAAAAGGTTTCTctgaactagggctgcacgattaatcgcatgcatttgtcatgcgtgtctcatcagtaaagccggttccgtgattagcggtaaatgtctgtcacctgttttcaaacgggagcggcagttaatacacagagccgtagttcactgacaagctacgcaatattctgttcataattgagattaatcgcattcgattatgaacacgatattgcgtagcttgtcagtgaactacggctctgtgtattaactgccggtgcatttgaaaacagctgacggatatttaccgctaatcacggaaccagctttactgatgagacacgcatgacaaatgcatgcgattaatcgtgcagccctactctgtactgtatgtataatgtGTAAAAACCAttcaataaattttatttaaattaattctcATTGGATAGTATTTTAGCACTTTAATTTGTTCAATTATCCATTCTGTCATTTGTATTTCTGATCTTAAACCTCAAGtattacatttgtgtgtgtatgtagtttGTGTGCTTGGCCAGGACCCCAGGGCTGTAAATGTTGAGGATCCATCTGGTGAAGCGCTGATGGAGACGGATGTGTTGTTCTTCCTCTCCAGGACAAAAGCTCAGTTGTGACGCTGTTATCAGTGATTTTATCTTCTGCTTTAACAAATGTTTTCCTGCTACAGATCATCTTCACTCTTCCACATGTTTTACATCAATTCACCTTTGAGTTTGTCATCTGGCAGCAGCTACATAGCTAAATAGTTTAGAAATGTTTAGAATTGATTTGCTGCTTTTGTATCTGatgc includes:
- the LOC109095158 gene encoding G-protein coupled receptor family C group 5 member B-like isoform X1, which encodes MELLVRVQRSNGSRPAGCGSALAQEYWPLCDTWGIVVQAAAGLGLVSCAVLMLVLLLWSACVSRRRSSALAALLLFLLATAGIFALPYSFLIALSAQTCPVRVFVFGVLFSMAFGALLARGLALLGVALARGWREVGVAVALALVQVIVATEWLLVVLVQDKRTCQFSQPEFAMLQIYVMVLLAAALVTALCFLRYTWVTYTYSDSGQMHRQNKVQAALLVLTLLLSVCMWLVWITLLTYGNHAMGHSPLWDDPVISVALTANGWVLLLGHGFTQVHFMCKRNARTKDPPLDFTGWTSPRAQPAAPLDLKTGTDNEGFQMDADARRGKDVAWSGIFMRELSAEKDYSIPRPTTTNINEPYEEYYEHRV